A single window of Acidobacteriota bacterium DNA harbors:
- the msrA gene encoding peptide-methionine (S)-S-oxide reductase MsrA — MKLSDLFGGGSDVPADQFPDPALDAPADPTRAPQSIVLGGGCFWCTEAVFAKLDGVISVVSGYAGGSVDTANYQAVCSGMTDHAEVIRVRYDSGRITLGQILKVFFAVAHDPTQLNRQGNDLGRQYRSSIFYASVHQERVAAEYIEQLKGAGVFDQPIVTTLEPLEQFFEAEADHQGFVARNPNQPYVAAVAMPKVRKLEKSFADKLKKS, encoded by the coding sequence ATGAAACTCAGTGACCTGTTCGGCGGCGGCTCCGATGTGCCGGCCGACCAGTTTCCCGATCCAGCGCTTGATGCGCCGGCGGATCCGACACGCGCACCGCAATCGATCGTGTTGGGCGGTGGTTGCTTCTGGTGCACCGAGGCAGTCTTCGCCAAGCTCGATGGCGTGATCAGCGTCGTCTCCGGCTACGCCGGCGGCAGCGTCGACACGGCGAACTACCAGGCGGTCTGCAGCGGCATGACCGACCACGCGGAAGTGATTCGCGTGCGATACGATTCGGGCCGCATCACGCTCGGGCAGATCCTCAAGGTGTTCTTTGCCGTCGCCCACGACCCCACGCAGTTGAACCGCCAGGGCAACGACCTGGGCCGGCAGTACCGGTCGTCGATTTTCTACGCCAGCGTCCACCAGGAGCGCGTCGCCGCGGAGTACATCGAGCAGCTGAAGGGCGCCGGAGTCTTTGACCAGCCCATCGTGACCACACTGGAGCCGCTCGAGCAGTTCTTCGAGGCCGAGGCCGATCACCAGGGATTCGTGGCGCGCAACCCCAACCAGCCCTATGTCGCCGCGGTGGCGATGCCCAAGGTCAGGAAGCTCGAGAAGTCGTTCGCGGACAAATTGAAGAAGTCGTGA
- a CDS encoding ArdC-like ssDNA-binding domain-containing protein, whose amino-acid sequence MTKTTEAPTFSQLFATIVEQPGIIHEAFSRFHNYSLGNQILAWFQCTQRGITPGPIATYSAWQGMGRQVRKGEKALVLCQPVTVKKKAEEPEGQEAAFTLFTYRAKWFALAQTEGASYEAALPATWSKTQALAALDVTEVPFAHTDGNCHGYAIGRSVAVSDIAPMPFAVLAHELAHVVLGHTSEGQCSDTTDRTPRALREVEAESVAMLVVGSLGESGLEYCRGYVQHWLKGGTIPERSIQKIFKAADTILRAGRQEPEQLQEAA is encoded by the coding sequence ATGACGAAGACCACCGAAGCCCCGACCTTTAGCCAGCTGTTCGCCACGATCGTTGAGCAGCCCGGCATCATTCACGAAGCCTTCAGCCGGTTCCACAACTACAGCCTCGGGAATCAGATCTTGGCGTGGTTCCAGTGCACGCAGCGCGGCATCACGCCGGGACCCATCGCGACCTATTCAGCGTGGCAGGGGATGGGCCGCCAGGTGCGCAAGGGCGAGAAGGCGCTCGTGCTGTGCCAGCCGGTCACCGTCAAGAAGAAGGCCGAAGAGCCGGAAGGCCAGGAGGCCGCCTTCACGCTGTTCACCTATCGCGCGAAGTGGTTCGCGCTGGCCCAGACGGAGGGCGCCAGCTACGAAGCGGCGCTGCCGGCGACGTGGAGCAAAACCCAAGCGCTCGCCGCGCTCGACGTTACCGAGGTCCCCTTCGCGCACACGGACGGCAACTGCCACGGCTACGCGATCGGCCGCTCGGTGGCCGTGTCCGACATCGCTCCCATGCCCTTCGCGGTGCTGGCTCACGAGCTCGCGCACGTGGTCTTGGGCCACACGTCGGAGGGCCAGTGCAGCGACACGACGGACCGGACCCCGCGCGCGCTGCGCGAAGTCGAAGCCGAGAGCGTGGCGATGCTGGTGGTGGGCAGCCTCGGTGAGTCGGGCCTCGAATACTGCCGCGGCTACGTCCAACACTGGTTGAAGGGCGGCACGATTCCGGAACGCAGCATCCAGAAGATCTTCAAGGCGGCCGACACGATCCTCCGTGCCGGCCGTCAGGAGCCCGAGCAGCTGCAGGAGGCCGCATAA
- a CDS encoding type II toxin-antitoxin system RelE/ParE family toxin — protein sequence MSIKSFKTNTARDIFLGDNTKAARKIARTAWPSASHRLQILNMAARLSDVAQTPGVRLEPIKHSKPGFYSLRVNNQYRITFRFEDGNAYDVNVEDPLWHQP from the coding sequence ATGAGCATCAAGAGCTTCAAGACGAACACCGCCCGGGACATTTTCCTCGGCGATAACACCAAAGCGGCGCGCAAGATCGCCCGCACGGCATGGCCTTCGGCGAGCCATCGCCTGCAGATCCTGAACATGGCGGCGCGCCTGAGCGACGTCGCCCAAACGCCGGGGGTTCGGCTGGAACCCATCAAGCACAGCAAACCGGGCTTCTACAGCCTGCGCGTCAACAATCAATACCGGATCACGTTCCGGTTCGAGGATGGCAATGCCTACGACGTCAACGTCGAAGACCCGCTCTGGCACCAGCCGTAA
- a CDS encoding HigA family addiction module antitoxin: MPTTSTSKTRSGTSRNKLVPGDLADQRRAPTHPGVMFKLEFREPQDPPVSQREAARRLGISYNYMNLIELGERPVSPEMCVKFEALTGASAEMWAGLQMRYDLWHAFQSAKKPRPIPGDPFASSTAPSKTRRPRR, translated from the coding sequence ATGCCTACGACGTCAACGTCGAAGACCCGCTCTGGCACCAGCCGTAACAAGCTGGTCCCGGGAGACCTGGCGGACCAACGCCGGGCTCCCACCCACCCCGGGGTGATGTTCAAGCTGGAGTTTCGGGAACCGCAGGATCCACCGGTGTCACAACGCGAAGCGGCGCGCCGCCTCGGGATCTCCTACAACTACATGAACCTGATTGAACTCGGCGAGCGCCCGGTCTCTCCGGAGATGTGCGTGAAATTTGAAGCGCTGACCGGCGCCAGCGCTGAGATGTGGGCGGGGTTGCAGATGCGCTACGACCTCTGGCACGCGTTTCAGTCCGCCAAGAAGCCCCGACCCATCCCCGGCGATCCGTTCGCCAGCAGCACGGCGCCGAGTAAGACTCGCCGGCCGCGCCGCTGA